The DNA sequence TGGGTTTCCGGACTCGATCCCTCTGTTTCCGCTCGCGTTTCTGCTGGGGACGCTCTATTACTACCGGCGAAGCTACATAGCCAATGTGTTCATGCATGCGCTGTTTAATGCGATCAATTTCGCCCTTGCTCTGGCCGGTGACGAAATGCCAGGTTAAGGAGATTTGAGCCGAATTGAGGGCAGTTATGTGGACAGGTGTTTTGGGGTTCACCTGATTGAGGAAATTCGCTAAGCTTCCCGCCTCTCTCTCAAACCTCCCTTCCCTTTCGGAGATCTCCGAAATGAAAACCCCACTACTCCGTTCCGGAGCTTGTTTCTGTCTATGCGCTTGTCTTTGTCTCTCCTGTGCGACCATGAAATCCAAAATGGATCTGGTTTACACAGGCAAAGTGACCGGTGCGCTCTCACAACAGCTGGTAGACTCGTATGCAGAGTCTCTCAAAGATCCGGTTGCGGCCCGGCAGACCGATGAATACACCAACTGGAAAGTTCTGTATGCGACGAACCGGTCCCAGGAACGGAATCCCGAAGGAAAGATCGGCTACGCCAATGAATTTGACCGGAGTCTGCAGTATGGATCCAGTGAGGTGCAGATCTCACGTAAGAATCGCAGCGATCTGAAATCAAAAGTGATCCAGACCATCTGGCAGGGATCGCCGGCACCGGATGGACAGGTTGAGATCAACAGTCTCTCCGCGGTTCCCGAGGTGAACTTCTTTGAGGAATTGAACACGCTGATTGCTAAGTCTCCTCAGAAAGATGTGCTGTTGTTCGTACACGGGTTTAATGTCAATTTCCCCAGCGCAGTGCAGCGGGCAGCACAAATTGCTAATGAACTGCCCTTTAATGGAGCAGTGGTCTGTTACAGCTGGCCTTCGCAGGGTGGCGTCGAGAAGTATCTGCTGGATGGTCAGGTTGCCCAGGCCAGTGTGGAGCCGATGGCACAGTTCCTGGAAACAATGGTGAAATCAGTCCCCCAGGGTACAAAAATCAATATTGTGGTGCACAGCATGGGGAACCGTGTTGTGATGCGGGCCATGAATCGCCTGCCCGATAATTTTGCGGAAACCAAGCCCTTCCAGAATGTAGTGCTGGCGGCACCCGATGTGGGCGTGAGCGAATTCCGGAAGCTGGCACCCGCGATCATTGAACAGTCTGGGCGTGTCACCCTCTATTCCGGGTCGGGGGATGTGGCGCTGGTGGCTTCAGAAGCAGTCAACCAGGAACGCAGGGCGGGTGACTCCCGCGAGCCTTTAATTATGGAAGGCGTCGAGACCATTGATGTGTCCGCGGTCGACACCAGTTTCATGAGCCATTCTTATTATGGCAGTAATCGGGCCGTCTTAAGCGATCTGTTTGCAGTGTTGAAGCAGAACAGTTCCGCAACCCAGCGCAAATGGCTGGTCTCTCGGGAATTTCAGGGGCACCAGTACTGGGCATTTGACAAAGAACCCCCGGAAATCAGAAAAGTCAGGTCCGCCAGTCTGTGACAGGGCCGGGTTCAGGTATAATCGGCAGTGTCAGCTTCATCACTATTTATGAAGCTCTCTACGACACACAAACTGCTGAGTGCCGGAGCCTGTATCATGAAAGACAGCACGAGTCGCTTCTCTGATCGCGTTGAAAACTATGTTAAATACCGACCGAGTTACCCGGAAGCGGTTCTGGACTGCTTGAAGACACACTGCGGGCTGACGTCCGAATCTCTGATTGCCGACATCGGATCTGGCACCGGGATTTCCTCTCAACTTTTCCTGGAGCACCATAATACCGTTTATGGTGTTGAGCCGAATGCCGAGATGCGGTCGGCGGCGGAACGACTGCTCGGGGCTTATCAGAACTTTCACAGTATCAACGGAACGGCTGAAGAGACCGGTCTGCCGACAGGAAAGTTTGATATTGTCGTCGCAGGCCAGGCCTTTCACTGGTTTGACCAGTCACGTGCCAGGCAGGAGTTCCAGCGGATTCTGAAGCCGGGAGGCTGGGGAGCTCTGATCTGGAATGAACGCAGAACTGATACAACGCCCTTTCTGCGGGCATATGAATCTTTGCTGCTCGAATACGCCACCGATTACCAGGATGTGAATCACACCCGAATTACGGATGAAGATTTCGCCCTCTTTTTTGCTCCGGACTCATTCCGCAAATTTACATTTCAGAATGAACAGATCTTCGATCTGCCTGCGTTGACCGGGCGAGTGCTCTCGTCGTCTTACTGTCCCAATCATGGAGATGCCGGGTACGACGAAATGCTGCATCAGCTGAATGTAATCTTCGAAGCTCATCAGACAGCGGGCAGGGTGCGGTTTGAATACGATACTAATGTGTATCTGGGGCAGTTTGCCTGATCGGGAACATAAACGCCGATGGGAGTGTTGCGCGGCGCATAAAGAAAGCCCTTAAGAAGGCGGTGAATTGTGGACGGGATATCGTAGATTATACACTTCACAGAAACTGATGAGCTTGCTGGGTCAGAACTCGCAAATCAGGGGGACCTTCTGGATAATGTCCGTCCAGACCAGATTCCTTCTTAAGGGCCAGGCTGGGTTCAGAAAGCTGAAGGCAAAACCGGGTTCAGAAGAACCAGAAACTCCGTTTCACGGTTGCCGAACAACTTTCTGATAGTCTACTAATGCAGATGACATGCCAAAAGTGTGTTGCAATCGGGGAAAGTCGAAAATACCCTCAAGAAAGTGAGAAAACTGGAGTAAATTCTTGGATGACGCTTCATTTTTGTCTATTTTGAGTGGGATGAGTGATTGTAGAACCTCTATTTTATCAGGTTTCGACACCCAGACTTGAAATATCGGCGCCGAAATGCTCTATTGTTGACAGCAGATTTCATTCAGCGCCGAACTTTTCGGCGCTATAAACTGGTTCGACACATGTATCGACATTGATGTCTAGCCGGCGCACCCTTGTTGGAAATCGCTCAAAATGAAAAAGCATGGATTCAAAGAACGCGCGATTCTCTTCACCGGCGGCATTCTGGCTGTCGTATATAGTGTGATCGTATTAGGCTTCGTTACAACCAGCCCAGACCTGCGTCTGCGGGCGATGCTGGATAGCGTCCAGTCTGAGTCTGGAGAAGAGGGGCCTGACGGGATCGAAATCAAGGCGACTCCCAGCATCAAGAAGGAAGGGGCCTTTTCACCTCCGAAACCGGGTGACATTCTCACGAAGATCGGCGAGTATCCGATTCGGACGTTCCTCGATTTCTCTCAGGTTCTCAGCAAGCTGCGCGACATGAAGCTCCCCCCCGGCGGCCATCTTCGTCCGCAGGCCGATCCCACGGAACATGATGTGCCCTACATGGTGGAAATGGAGGGGAACCGGTTTATCAATGTCGAGTTTTACAGCCGCACTGATAACGCCGATGGTCCACCGACCTATACACTGAAGTCGGCGTGGGTTCAGATTCAGGCGATTCCCTCGGGTGATGTCGCGATCTCATTGCTCTGGTTTTCGTTGGAGCTGATCATTCTGGCAATCGGGGCTTTTGCGTACTGGATGCGGCCCTTCGACCGGACTACACGAATCTTCTTTGTGATGGGGATCATCACCCTCGTCGCCTTTATCGGTGGTTATAACTGGTGGATTATCGCCGGTGCCCTGGCGCTGAATATTCCGTTTGTCCTGGCGGCCGTTCTGGTACCTGCGATTACGCTCCACTTCTTTATTACGTATCCAAGATCCATTCCCTGGTTGGCCCAATATCCCATTGGTCTGCTGCGTGCCATTTATTCCGTGCCCGTCGCGACCTGTACCCTGATCCTGGCCTGTCTGATTTATCTACGTCTGACTTCACACATCAGCGATGGTTCCGTGGAACTGGCTAATCAGGATTATTCCCCGCTCGTGTTTCAGGTGGTTTCGGTCCTGCGCTGGGCTGTTTACAGTTATATCAGTGTGGCTGGTATCTATTATCTGATGACGCTAGGCGCGCTGCTCAATAATTACTTCAAGAGCCAGAATCCCTATGAGCGGAATCAGCTGAAGTGGATTGCCTGGGCAGGGTTGATCTCGATTATTCCCGTGGGGTACTCGCTTTATCTGGCGGAATTTAACCGGACCCAGTTCGCCCTGGGGGGGGCTGGGATTCCGATGTTCCTGGCCAGTGTCTCCTTCATGGCTGCGTTTGTTGTGGGCATCATTCGCTACCGGTTGATGCTGATCGATCAGATCATCAGCCGCGGGATGTTGTTCTATGTCGTCAGTGCCGGTATCTCGATTCTGTATGCAACCGTGATTTCACTGGGATCGCTCTATGGTACGCAGCTGAATCGCACGCCGAGTACCAATCAGGCGATCTCTGTCTTTCTGGTGATGCTGTTTGCAATCTCACTGTTGCTCTGGTCGCGTGACCGTGTGCAGCGGCTCATCGACCGGCGTTTCTTCCGCCAGAAATACCAGCTTGATAAAGCGCTGAAGCGTATGAATCGCGCCGTCGGTCGCCTGGGGGATCAGCGTTCGATCGCCGACCGCATGCTCACCTCCTGCCGCGAAGTGCTCCAGGTTAAAAGTGCAGCCATTTACCTGTTGAATCCAGAGCGAACGCAGTTTGATCTGTTGACCGGATTTCACATTGAAAATTCACCATCGACGGTTCCCTGTAATCCGGAACTGCTGGAAGTTCTTGAAGGAGAGCTTGCCTTCCAGCGGGTGGCGACAGGCTTATTGAAAGAGGCATCCCCCGCTCAACAACTGCTGCGGCTGTTAGGATTCGACTTCATCTACAATCTCGAGTTGGATGGAGAGTTTGCCGGTTTCGTGGCACTGGGCCAGCGAACTGCCGGCAGTGCCTATTCTGCGGAGGACCTGACGTTCCTGAACGCCATGGGGCAGATCACCAGCATCGCCCTGCACAGTACCAAGATTCATCAGGACCTCAGGCGTCTCAATGAAGAGATGCGGATCAAGGTGGAAAAGATCGACGATCAACGGCGGCTGGTCTCTGTGTTGCAGTCCGAGTTAACCAGTTCGCAGGAAATTGCCGAGCGGAGTGAACCGCATGATGTGCAGCGGGGGTTAATCAAGGGGAACAGTCCGGCGATCCGGCAGGTGATGGAAACCGTGCGTAAGGTCGCCAATTCGGAATCGACGGTTCTGATTCGCGGCGAGAGCGGAACCGGGAAAGAACTCCTCGCCCAAGCGGTTCACGAAAACAGTTCGCGTCACGAGAAGCCTCTGGTGCGGGTGAACTGTGCGGCGTTGTCGCCCAGTCTGCTGGAAAGTGAACTGTTCGGCCATGTGAAAGGCGCATTTACCGGCGCACATGAAGACCGAGTCGGCCGATTTGAAATGGCGAATGGGGGAACTCTGTTCCTCGATGAAATCGGAGATATTTCACTCGATACCCAGGTCAAGCTGCTGCGGGTTCTGCAGGAGCGTGCCTTCGAACGGGTGGGAGGATCAGAAACACTGCACGTGGATGTGCGGCTGATTACCGCGACGCACCAGAACCTCGAACAGCGAATTACCGAGGGACTGTTCCGCGAGGATTTGTACTATCGTCTGAATGTGATCAGCATTACTCTGCCTCCGCTTCGCGAACGGCGGGATGACATTTTCGAACTGGCATTCTACTTCCTGAAACGCACCGCTCATCGTCTGGGAAAACGCATTTCGCACATCGATCCCGATGCCATCGAGGCGCTGGAGCGTGCTGACTGGCCGGGTAATATCAGACAACTGGAGAACGTGATTGAGCGCGCGGTCGTGCTGGCTGAAGAAGAAGTCATCACTTTGAAAGATCTGCCCGCAGATCTTGTCAGTGGGAACAGGCGGATGCCGGTGCGGGTTCTCGAAACCAAACAGGTCCGGACTGAGCCATCGAGACGTATCCCGTTATCTGATGTGGAGGTGATCTCTTTCCCGGGCACAGAGAACCAGGCGGATCGTCAGCTTTCCGAGCCGGAACAACTCAAGCAGGCGCTGGCGGAATGTGATGGCAATAAAGCCCAGGCTGCCCGCATGCTGGGGATGCCTCGCAGCACGTATTACAGCAAGCTGAAAAAATACGGTATTGGCTGATTTCGGCTCCGCCTGTATCACACTCTTCTCTCAAGCAACAGTTGTTGTACTTTCACGCGTCAATGAAAGGTAGGGGCTTCCGCGAAGATCTCTTCGAAGATCATCTCCCGTTGAAAGGGGCCGTTTTGATAATCGATCTTTACCCCTTCTCGCTCATTAAACTGTCCGGAAGGGAAACAGTACATTACATCTTCGAGCATGAACTTTGCACAGGGTTCGTTGTCGCCCCGCTTCATCAGTGACAGTCCGATCTCGTCTTCCTCTTTAAAGACCAGAATGGCGCCGATGGCCAGCGCTGAGCAGGTGATCTCTGAGAATGTGGTGCGCTGTCGCCGAGATTTTGATAGGTGGTGTTTCAATCAGCCAGTCGATCTCATCATCGCGGATCTCTCTATCGCCTCCCAGTGCAGGCTGAAACTCAGGGGGGCTGACCTCCGTCTGCCAGATTGTTTTCCAGATTTCCTCTTTGATTTGTCCCCGGATGCCAGGTCCCAGATACCCTATCATTTTCTTCGACCAGAACATGAGTGGCAGGGGGAGCGCGAGGCCGTTGTTGGGCGGGTCTTCCAGTAGAGGCAGCAGACGTGATGTCAGTCGCCCCTCTGGCAGAGACTCGCGGAAGAGCATGACCGAAGTCAGGTAAACTTCATGGCCATCGGTGACCTGGTAGGGAACCGGGTAGGAAAAACTGTCCTTCCGCTCGTCGGTAATCCGGTTCGCCAGAGCATCCAGGGCGGCATCACCCGTATGTGTTCCCTTTAATGCGAAGATGCGGTTGGAAATTTCCAGCAGGTGGTTCGGGTTGTCCCCAAAGTAGTCTTCCGGAGAGTAAATGTAGGAAGCACGCAGGTTATGCTGGCCCCGTTCAAAGATCATGGAATTTGCCTGGACCAGACTCCCCCAGACGGGTTTTCCTTGCTTGAGCAGATTTTCGTAGGCCTCTTTCGCAGTATCCGCCAGAAAGGATTCTGCGGTCTTGAACACGCGGGGGTCAGGCTTTTCAGCGACCATCATCCTGCTCAAACGCCACCAGTACAGCAGTCTGGCACTTTGTTTCAGAAATCTGGAAGGTTCAATTTCAAACACACTCAGTTCTCCCGCTTCAATCTGGAGTGCGCTCCTGTTGGAATTAAATCAACATACCGTGCAACAGAATTATCATCAACAGTTCAGTGGTGTTTGTCTGGATTCCAGTTGCTGCCGAGATGGGCAAATTCATAACCAGTCAATTTTTTATGTATTTGCATAACAGACAGTTCCGGAACCACAAAAAAAGAAACTTAAATAATCGGGAGCCGATTTTATCTGCTCTAGACAGCAGTTAAGATGAAGAGTTGAGTCTGATTGACAGCCTCATAAACGACTTTGTACTGACTCGCCCGGAGGAAACTCACCCGTGACTTTTGCTGATTTAATCTCTCGTCGAAGCCTGCTGATCCTGCTGGCAACACTCCCTCTGTTTTCTCTTTCCGCACTGGAAGCTGGTGAGGATGATTCAAAACAGAAAACCATTTTCATGCGATCCGGCTGGCAGACGGTCAACATCGGGGACATTGGACATACGCCGGGAACTCTGCGTTACCTGGAAGAGTATCTACCTGACGTGAAAGTCAATCTTTGGTTGCATCGGACCACCGATGAAGTCACCGCGATGCTCAAACAGCGGTTTCCCAAGGTGAATATCGTGCAGGGGAAAATGAATGCACGCGGTAAAGCCAATAATCCTGAGATGCAGAAAGCCTTCGATGAGAGCGACCTGTTTCTCTACAACTCCGGCATGCACTTCAACCAGTTCTGGCCACCGCCGATTTACATCATTGAAGCCTGCACTGCGACCAATAAACCGCTGGTGTTGTATGGACAGTCATTCGATGGCTTTGCACCGGAAGATGAAGCGAAGATGAGCGAACTGCTTTCCCGGGCGGCTGCGATTTACACCCGTGACGTGGAATCGTTTTATTACCTGCGGAAGATCGGCGTGACGTCACCTTCCCTCGCCTTCGGTCCGGATGGCTGCTTTGGTATCGATGTTCGTGATGACAAAAAAGCGAATGCCTGGCTCAATGCCCACGATTTGAAACCGAAAGAATTCATCACCATCACGCTTCGCAGTAATACACCTAAGCTGAAAGCGACAAAGGGGACCGTGATGAACCCGACCCAGCCGACGAAGGAAGACATCGCACAGAACGAACTCTGGACGAAAAAACTGCGGACGGTCATCACCGACTGGGTTCGCACAACGAAGAAAAAAGTGCTGCTGGCACCTGAAGTGGATAAGGAAATCATCCATGCCCAGAAGATGATTCTCGATCAGCTTCCCGAAGATGTGAAGCCTTACGTCGTCAACCGCGATCCGTTCTGGAACGTGGATGAAGCCGCTTCTGTGTATGCCCAGGCGATCGCCGTTGTCTCCATGGAGCCGCATTCCTGCATCATCGCGTTGTCGATGGGAACGCCGGTCATGCATCTGGCGAGTGCCCGTCACGGTCTCAAACGCTGGATGTTCCGCGATATTGGACTGTCGGAATGGCTGTTCGATATCGACAATGAACCCGCTTCACAGATTACCCGGGCCCTGTTGAAAATTGATGCCAAGCCGGCGCTGTCCCAGTCCAAGGTGGACCGGGCCATGCACACGGTGAATACACGATCGAAGGAAATGATGGGGGAGATCAAAGAGATCCTGGATCAGCAATAGGTCACCTGGATCCCTTTGGGCCCGGCTGGATTGCTTAATCCTGTTTCGGTTTGAGTTGCTGTTCGATGACCCGGGCCACCTCTTTCCCCTGTGCGGTGGCACCGGCGGTATTGAAGTGCACGTTGCCCGGTTTGGTCCACCACTGGGCATGCTGTGGCTTTGTGAAAGCATACAGGTCATCGACGGCAATTTCGGGATAGTCCTTGAGGACCTTCAATGCGATCTGGTTGTACTTCGCTGCATCACCGGCGATCCGCCCCGGCTCTCCTTCGGGCACGGGCGTAGTCGTTGCGAAAATCAGTTTGGCTTTGGGGGCCAGTTGTTTGAGGTAAGCGATGATAGCCCGCAGGTTCTTTTCGTAGTCAGCGGGGGAAATCGCCTGGGTGCCGTTCACCCGATCCAGCTTTTTGCCATTCATGTACTTCAGGTCGTGCAGCCCGACGTTGAAGTGAATCACGTCCCAGTCAAATTTCCAAGGATCGTTGAGGTCGTCTTTTTGCATGGTGGCGTGCATCGTTTTCATCTTCTGAATAAACGAAGAGGAATCGCCGCCGTTGCAGTACAGACGGTAGACGTTGGCTTTGCCTTTGAGAGCCTCGCGAGTGGCATCGGTATAAGCGATGGAAATGGAATCTCCATAGAGCAGTACGTTCGGCAGTTGAGGATTGTTTTTGACGTACTGGAACGCGGGTCGCTTATTGAAGCGAGGAGAGCGAACCAGTTTCTGCCAGGCTTTTTTGGCATCCTGTTCGGCCAGGGCCGACTGTGAGAAGGTGGTCAGGTAGAGCAGTAGCAGCGGAATCAGTTTGAGCGTTTTCATAGTGTGTTTCTCGATATAGAAGATTCATGGGAGTCGATCGATTGTGACTTCCATTGTGCAGAAAGACGCTCAGAGACGGCAAGTTGATTCTGAACTGTTTTTCCAAAAACAACGGGTGAATGCGGAATAAGGTAATTCTGTACTGTTTTGAGTTGGGACCGGCGCGATTAAGCAATAGAATATATTTTCCTCTCACATCCAGAACTGTTCTTCAAGGGAGTGCTCAACATGAGATTCTACTGTCTGTGCTGTCTGTTATTTGTTTTCGGTTGTGAACAATCCAAACCTACGACACCGGCGCCGGTGGTCGAGCAGGGGGAAGCGGCTCCGATTCCCGATGAACAGCAGGCAGGCGATCAGCATGCCGAAGCGCACAAGGGAGAACCGCTGGCCGGGATGGGCGTTATGGTGGGAGAACTCACTCCAGACAGCGCACTGGTGCAGGTGCGTCTGACAGAGACTGATAAGCTGGTTGACAGGGATGTGAAAGGGACGTCGGGTGTGGTCCGCTTTACCCTGCAACCCGTCGCTGCTAAAGGGGGAGCGGAAATCAAAGACAATCCCCAGACAGTTGAAGCGGTCGCCGATCATGATTTTATCGCCCGGGCTGCTTTTACCGGACTGGCTCCCGGAACGAAATACGAATGTAAAACAGAGATTGGCAAGACTGCCGAACATCTGCATGCTGGACCGACGGCCCACTTTGAAACATTGCCCGGTCCGACCCTGGCAGAACCAGTGAAGTTCGTGGTAGTGACCGGCATGAACTATGCCAAATTTCATGGCGATGACCGAATCGATAAAAAGCAGCATCTGATCGAGAACAATACCAATCTTCCGCAGCCGTATTCCGGTCCCGATAAACACCTGGGATATCCCGCACTGGAGACGATTCTGAAGCTCAAACCGCTGTTCTTCGTCGGCACCGGGGATAACGTTTACTACGATACCCCCGATAATCCACGTGCGAAAACGATTCCCGAAATGCGACAGAAGTGGCACGAGCAGTTCATTCAACCCCGTTATCGCGATCTGTTCGCGGAGGTTCCGACTTACTGGGAGATTGACGACCACGATTACCGCATTGACGATGGCGACAATACCGGCGATCATCACCCGACTCCTCAGGAAGGGCGGGACATGATGCTCGAACAACTGCCGGTGGCTCCTATGGGGGATAAAGATGCGAAGACGTATCGTACGCATCGGGTGAGCAAGGATCTGCAAATCTGGCTGCCGGAAAACCGGATGTACCGCAGCCCGAATGCGATGGAAGATGGTCCGGAAAAATCGATCTGGGGCAAGGAGCAGAGAGCCTGGTTGCAGAAGACGCTCAAAGAGAGCGACGCGACTTATAAACTTCTGATTTCACCCACGCCGATGATCGGTCCTGATGATCTCCGTAAAACCGACAACCATTGTGATATTGGCGGCTTTCGTCATGAGCGGGATGATTTCTTCAAGTGGCTCAAGGAGAACGGCCTGGATCAGCAGAATTTCTTCATCGTCTGTGGCGATCGGCACTGGCAGTATCATTCGGTTGATCCCAGTGGTTTCGAAGAGTTTTCCTCGGGGGCTCTGGTCGATGCGAACTCACGACTGGGCCGCAAGCCCGGCGATCCAAAGTCGACCGATGCCAAGGGGGAAATCA is a window from the Gimesia benthica genome containing:
- a CDS encoding class I SAM-dependent methyltransferase, which codes for MKDSTSRFSDRVENYVKYRPSYPEAVLDCLKTHCGLTSESLIADIGSGTGISSQLFLEHHNTVYGVEPNAEMRSAAERLLGAYQNFHSINGTAEETGLPTGKFDIVVAGQAFHWFDQSRARQEFQRILKPGGWGALIWNERRTDTTPFLRAYESLLLEYATDYQDVNHTRITDEDFALFFAPDSFRKFTFQNEQIFDLPALTGRVLSSSYCPNHGDAGYDEMLHQLNVIFEAHQTAGRVRFEYDTNVYLGQFA
- a CDS encoding polysaccharide pyruvyl transferase family protein is translated as MTFADLISRRSLLILLATLPLFSLSALEAGEDDSKQKTIFMRSGWQTVNIGDIGHTPGTLRYLEEYLPDVKVNLWLHRTTDEVTAMLKQRFPKVNIVQGKMNARGKANNPEMQKAFDESDLFLYNSGMHFNQFWPPPIYIIEACTATNKPLVLYGQSFDGFAPEDEAKMSELLSRAAAIYTRDVESFYYLRKIGVTSPSLAFGPDGCFGIDVRDDKKANAWLNAHDLKPKEFITITLRSNTPKLKATKGTVMNPTQPTKEDIAQNELWTKKLRTVITDWVRTTKKKVLLAPEVDKEIIHAQKMILDQLPEDVKPYVVNRDPFWNVDEAASVYAQAIAVVSMEPHSCIIALSMGTPVMHLASARHGLKRWMFRDIGLSEWLFDIDNEPASQITRALLKIDAKPALSQSKVDRAMHTVNTRSKEMMGEIKEILDQQ
- a CDS encoding SGNH/GDSL hydrolase family protein, yielding MKTLKLIPLLLLYLTTFSQSALAEQDAKKAWQKLVRSPRFNKRPAFQYVKNNPQLPNVLLYGDSISIAYTDATREALKGKANVYRLYCNGGDSSSFIQKMKTMHATMQKDDLNDPWKFDWDVIHFNVGLHDLKYMNGKKLDRVNGTQAISPADYEKNLRAIIAYLKQLAPKAKLIFATTTPVPEGEPGRIAGDAAKYNQIALKVLKDYPEIAVDDLYAFTKPQHAQWWTKPGNVHFNTAGATAQGKEVARVIEQQLKPKQD
- a CDS encoding sigma 54-interacting transcriptional regulator codes for the protein MKKHGFKERAILFTGGILAVVYSVIVLGFVTTSPDLRLRAMLDSVQSESGEEGPDGIEIKATPSIKKEGAFSPPKPGDILTKIGEYPIRTFLDFSQVLSKLRDMKLPPGGHLRPQADPTEHDVPYMVEMEGNRFINVEFYSRTDNADGPPTYTLKSAWVQIQAIPSGDVAISLLWFSLELIILAIGAFAYWMRPFDRTTRIFFVMGIITLVAFIGGYNWWIIAGALALNIPFVLAAVLVPAITLHFFITYPRSIPWLAQYPIGLLRAIYSVPVATCTLILACLIYLRLTSHISDGSVELANQDYSPLVFQVVSVLRWAVYSYISVAGIYYLMTLGALLNNYFKSQNPYERNQLKWIAWAGLISIIPVGYSLYLAEFNRTQFALGGAGIPMFLASVSFMAAFVVGIIRYRLMLIDQIISRGMLFYVVSAGISILYATVISLGSLYGTQLNRTPSTNQAISVFLVMLFAISLLLWSRDRVQRLIDRRFFRQKYQLDKALKRMNRAVGRLGDQRSIADRMLTSCREVLQVKSAAIYLLNPERTQFDLLTGFHIENSPSTVPCNPELLEVLEGELAFQRVATGLLKEASPAQQLLRLLGFDFIYNLELDGEFAGFVALGQRTAGSAYSAEDLTFLNAMGQITSIALHSTKIHQDLRRLNEEMRIKVEKIDDQRRLVSVLQSELTSSQEIAERSEPHDVQRGLIKGNSPAIRQVMETVRKVANSESTVLIRGESGTGKELLAQAVHENSSRHEKPLVRVNCAALSPSLLESELFGHVKGAFTGAHEDRVGRFEMANGGTLFLDEIGDISLDTQVKLLRVLQERAFERVGGSETLHVDVRLITATHQNLEQRITEGLFREDLYYRLNVISITLPPLRERRDDIFELAFYFLKRTAHRLGKRISHIDPDAIEALERADWPGNIRQLENVIERAVVLAEEEVITLKDLPADLVSGNRRMPVRVLETKQVRTEPSRRIPLSDVEVISFPGTENQADRQLSEPEQLKQALAECDGNKAQAARMLGMPRSTYYSKLKKYGIG
- a CDS encoding alpha/beta hydrolase encodes the protein MDLVYTGKVTGALSQQLVDSYAESLKDPVAARQTDEYTNWKVLYATNRSQERNPEGKIGYANEFDRSLQYGSSEVQISRKNRSDLKSKVIQTIWQGSPAPDGQVEINSLSAVPEVNFFEELNTLIAKSPQKDVLLFVHGFNVNFPSAVQRAAQIANELPFNGAVVCYSWPSQGGVEKYLLDGQVAQASVEPMAQFLETMVKSVPQGTKINIVVHSMGNRVVMRAMNRLPDNFAETKPFQNVVLAAPDVGVSEFRKLAPAIIEQSGRVTLYSGSGDVALVASEAVNQERRAGDSREPLIMEGVETIDVSAVDTSFMSHSYYGSNRAVLSDLFAVLKQNSSATQRKWLVSREFQGHQYWAFDKEPPEIRKVRSASL
- a CDS encoding alkaline phosphatase D family protein; this translates as MRFYCLCCLLFVFGCEQSKPTTPAPVVEQGEAAPIPDEQQAGDQHAEAHKGEPLAGMGVMVGELTPDSALVQVRLTETDKLVDRDVKGTSGVVRFTLQPVAAKGGAEIKDNPQTVEAVADHDFIARAAFTGLAPGTKYECKTEIGKTAEHLHAGPTAHFETLPGPTLAEPVKFVVVTGMNYAKFHGDDRIDKKQHLIENNTNLPQPYSGPDKHLGYPALETILKLKPLFFVGTGDNVYYDTPDNPRAKTIPEMRQKWHEQFIQPRYRDLFAEVPTYWEIDDHDYRIDDGDNTGDHHPTPQEGRDMMLEQLPVAPMGDKDAKTYRTHRVSKDLQIWLPENRMYRSPNAMEDGPEKSIWGKEQRAWLQKTLKESDATYKLLISPTPMIGPDDLRKTDNHCDIGGFRHERDDFFKWLKENGLDQQNFFIVCGDRHWQYHSVDPSGFEEFSSGALVDANSRLGRKPGDPKSTDAKGEIKQPYYQDPRSGGFLEVKVTPAGKEQPATLSFLFHDEKGKLLYQHDVPPKK